TGCTGGCCTTGATCGCGCAATGGCTGATCCCCTTCCTTTTCGGAGACGTATTCTCCAGCAGCGTACTGGCCTTATGGTTGCTTCTCCCAGGGATAGTATTCAGTAGTGCGTTCAAACTTTTAGCTTCTTTGGTGATCAACGCGAATATGCAGCGGTATAATCTGTTAGCCACTGGTGTGGGGGCCGTATTCACCATCGTTCTTGGCCTTTTAGTGATTCCCGTCCATGGAATTGCCGGAGCTGCTATCGTGAGCACGTTCTCATATTTAATGACCTTGACGGTAGTTGTGCTTGTCATACGATTCCGCCTGAAGATCGCCGTGCACGATCTATTCTTTCTTCGTTTATCCGACCTTGCATATTTCAGGGATCTTAGTTCATGGAAAAGAACAACATAGCAGACTACTACGACCAGTATGTCGATCGCCAAGTGCGCGCAGGCGTTAATGAGCGGCACTTCAGCATTCGCGACCTCGTGGTCAAGAACGCTCCGCAACAGGATATCCGGATCCTGGAAATGGGTTGTGGCATTGGCACGGTTACCGGCTTACTTGCCACCGCATACCCGCACGGTTCAATTCTCGCCATGGACATGAGCCCGGCCAGCATTGAACATGCAATAGCCACCTTCGCCAAGGTGCCCAATGTCCGGTTCGTCACGGGAGATGTTGTAGAAACACCGATCAGTGGTCAATTCGGCCTGATCGTTCTTCCGGATATCCTCGAACATATTCCACTGGATCTTCACCTGAAATTATTCAAACGATTCACCAATTTGCTCAAAGAAGGAGGACGAGTGATCATTCATTCACCTGACCCCTTCTACTCCGATTGGGTCCGGACCAACAGGCCGGAACTTATGCAAGTTGTAGACCTTGCTTTGCACTTTCCGCAATTGATAACCACAGTGCATGACGCCGGCCTCACCGTACTTTCACTTGAACGTTATTCGATCTGGTCTGACATGCCGGACTATTTTTCCCTCGTACTCGTCCCCGCACCCGTGGCTCATGCGTACAAAGAAGTCCCTCGCCCTGAACCAACGTGGTTCGATCGGCTAAGCAGTGCGTTCAAACGCCAACGGTGAACATTGTTATGGATCAGACCCAAGGCATCGCTCATCAACACGTTCTCTGTGTTGTCGCTTGGTGGCCCGAAGGGAATAGTGTCGCTGGTACATTCATCAAGGAACACATTATTGCCGTTGCCCACAGTTGCACTGTGGAGGT
The nucleotide sequence above comes from Flavobacteriales bacterium. Encoded proteins:
- a CDS encoding class I SAM-dependent methyltransferase, coding for MEKNNIADYYDQYVDRQVRAGVNERHFSIRDLVVKNAPQQDIRILEMGCGIGTVTGLLATAYPHGSILAMDMSPASIEHAIATFAKVPNVRFVTGDVVETPISGQFGLIVLPDILEHIPLDLHLKLFKRFTNLLKEGGRVIIHSPDPFYSDWVRTNRPELMQVVDLALHFPQLITTVHDAGLTVLSLERYSIWSDMPDYFSLVLVPAPVAHAYKEVPRPEPTWFDRLSSAFKRQR